The following is a genomic window from Acidobacteriota bacterium.
GGCCGTCGGACATCTGGCATGCGCGCCGGCCCCCGGTCGCTGGCCGCTTCCGCCTGCGGCCGTATTGGTATCGGCCGCGTTCGCCGCAGGCGCATTTGCAGCCGCCGCCGGACTTCTGGGCCTGGGCGCCGCCGGCGTCGTCCTGGCGGGCATCGCGATTGCGCTCCTCCAGGCGTTTCCCCTGACGGTGCAGTTCGCTCCCTACGGCGAATACGCGGTCCGCGTGCGATGGATGGCCACCTGGGCGTGGTGCCCGCTGCTCGTCCTGGCTGCGTGGCAACTGATTCGACGCCGGGACTTCGTCGCGCCGAGCCTGGCGGTTGCGCTCTTTTCCGCCTCCAGCTTCTATCTCAAACTCCTGGCGCTGTTGCATCCCGCCAAGGACGTGGTCGATGCCATCTTTCAGGCGCATCGATTCGAGTGGGTGCTGGCCGGGCAGTACTACTTCACGTCGGTGACTCCACGCGGCTACAAGTTTCCGTACGCCATTGGGCTTTACCTGGTAGCAGCCCCGTTCGCGTCGCTGATGGATCACGTGTCGCTGCTGCGGGTCATCGTCCTCGCGACGTGGATGGTGGCGGGCGTCGCGCTGTACCTGATCACGGCGCGCGTGTGGCACGACCGATTGGCAGGCGCGGTCGCGGCCGTCTTGTTCAACACCGTGCCGATCGTTTTCGATGTCGTCGCGTCGGCCAATCATCCCAACGCGTTTGGCGAGACGATGGCGCCGGTGGCCGTCTGTGCGTTCGTTTGGCTCATCGATCGGCGGTCGAGGTTCCTCTGGGCCGTTCCCGCCGTGGCCATGCTGATCGTCGTCGCGTTGCTGTCGCACCTCAGCACGTTCGCCACCTTGTCGGTGACACTGCTGGCCGCTTCCGCCGCCGTATGGTGGTGGGGGAGCGGCGTGTTGAAAAGGCGAGCGCTGTGGGCGGGCGTGTTGGTGACGGGAATGATCGTCGTGGCGGTGGTTGTCTACTATGGGCATTTTCCGGATATCTACCTGGGCCAGCTCAACCGTGTGCGTGCGGAAACAGGCAACCTGCCCGCGAGTCGCACGTTCGTGCTTGTTGATCCGACGCAGAGGCGGGATGTGGCCCCCGGCACGGCCCCTGCGGCGCCGCCGTTCTGGATGCGTCTCGTGCAGCCGGTCACGCAAGCCGGAACCAGCTTTGGCTGGCCGACCCTCGCGCTTGCCCTTGCCGGCGGGTGGCAGCTTCGTCGGAGCCGGCGACGGGATCCGCTCACCCTGGTTCTGGTGGGATGGCTCGGGATGTTCCTGCTGTTTTTCCTGCTCGGGATGTGGACGCCCGTCGAGATGCGCTACCACCTGTCGACCTCGGGTGCGGTCGCGCTTCTTGGAGGCTTCGGGGCCGCCGAACTCTGGAGGCGGTCTGGCCTGCTGCGTGTGGCGGCTGTGCTGCTCGTGCTGGGCAGTGTCGTCGGTGCCCTGGCCACCTGCGCCCGCTGGCTGGTGTGACGGGCACGTGTGGTAGCATCCTTCTGACTTTCCATCAGCCATGGCTTTTCGTGACATCGTCGGACACCGTCGCCAGATTGGGCTGCTCGCCCGGGCTCTTGGGGCTGACGCGCTGCCGCCTAGCCTGGTGTTTTCCGGCCCAGACGGCGTCGGCAAGCGGCTGGTCGCTCTGGCGGTGGCCCAATCGCTCAATTGCCCGACCCCGGTCACCGATGGAGCCACCGGCAGGCGTGATGCGTGTGGGATCTGTCCGGCCTGCAGCAAGATCGCCCGGCGCATCCACCCGGATGTCGTGTTGATTGAGCCGGAAGACACCGAGGCGATCAAGGTCGAGGCGGTTCGCCAGGTGGTCGGGCAGGTCACCTACCGACCGTTCGAAGGTCGCTATCGTGTCGTTGTCATCGACCAGGCTGATCAGATGAACGACACCGCGCAGAACGCCCTGCTGAAGACGCTCGAAGAGCCGCCGCAGCGCACTGTCATGGTGCTGGTCACGGCGCAGCCGGACACGCTGCTGGCGACGATTCGGTCCCGCTGCTGCCAGGTCCGGTTTGCGCCGCTCGCGCCGCACGATATTGCCCGGGCGCTGGTTGAGCGGCATGGCTTTACCGATCGAGACGCGAATGCCGCCGCGGCACTGGCGGGTGGCAGTTTTCGCAAGGCGCTCGAAGCCGGATCGGGCGAGACCACCGAGGCACGGGCCGTCGCCGTGGCCGTGCTACAGGAAGTCTCACGCGAGAGCGATCCGCGTGCCCGTCTGGCGGCGGGCGCCGCGCTGTTGCAGGCGGTGCCTCGGAAGGGCAGGGACAAGTCGCCAGCCAGCTCGGACCGCGGTGCGCTGGCGGTCCGTTTGAGTGCGATGGCGTCGATTATCCGGGACGTCACGGTTTTGTCAGCACGCGCGTCCGATGAGGCACTGGTCAACCTTGATATCAGGAGCGAACTGGAATCCCTGACGAGGTACTACGACCGGGCCAGGCTTGAGCGCGCGTTTTCGGCCGTCGGACGATCGCTTGCTGCGGTGGAACGGCACAATGCCAGTCCGAAGATCGTCGTGGACTGGTTGGCGGTCCAACTGTAGCGTCGCGGGGTTCGAGCGGCGATAGATGCAGAAGACTATGAGCGCTGGACTCCCCGGCGCCGCGATCATGCTCAAGACCATCGGCGGCATGATGGTCCGGGCGGCGGTGCTGTTTGATCCGAACCCACCTTTCGCGGACGGCGACGCGGTCGTCGTCAATCTCGATGGCGGCCCTGTCATTGGCCACATCGTGGTCAGACCCCTGCTGGTCATGGCGAAACAGCCGATGGCTGACGGTCTTCCGCAGGTCATCCGGCGCGCCAGCGCGCAGGATCTGACGATGAGGCACCGCCACGAACAGCGGGAACGGGACGCCTTCCGTCTCGGCGTGATGAAGATCCGCGAGCGGGGACTCGCGATGAAGCTGGCGCGGGTCGAGCAGGCGTTTGACGGGTCGAAGCTCATCTTCTTCTTCACCGCTGAAGAACGCGTCGACTTCCGGGAACTCGTGCGGGAGTTGGCGTCGGACTTCAAGACACGGATTGAACTGCGCCAGATTGGCGTGCGGGACGAGGCGCGGATGCTCACCGGCTACGGCACGTGCGGACGCCCGCTGTGCTGCAGCACGTGGCTGCACTCGTTCGATCCCGTGTCGATCAAGATGGCGAAGCAGCAGGATCTCGCGCTGAATCCCTCGCGACTGTCGGGACTGTGCGGGCGCCTGAAGTGCTGCCTGCGCTACGAACTGAATGGCGGCGCGGTGGCGCCAGCCAGCCACAGTGACGAAAGCCTCGCCGATAGCGTCGATGAATCGGGCTCGCGGGCTCGCGGCGGGGGATGCGGACAGGGCCGCCACCCATGAGCCTGCCCCGCATCGCCATCACCGTGGGCGATCCGTCCGGCATCGGTCCCGAGATTGTGGCCAGCGCGCGCGTCGACTCGCGGGTAACTGAGGTGTGTGTGCCCGTCGTGTACGGCCCGGCAGATCTGGCCCGGTTTCGTCCAGGCCAGCTCTCGGCCGAGGCGGGCCGTGCGGCGTATGACGCCATTATCGCGGCGGTGAACGATGCCCTGGCAGGACGCGTGCAGGCCGTGGCCACCGCACCGGTGAACAAGGAGGCGTTTGCGCTGGCCGGCCTTCCCTGGCGTGGTCATACCGACTTGCTGGCGCACCTGACCGGGGCGCCGTCGGTGGCGATGATGTTCTACGCCGAGGCGCTCCGCGTGGTGCTGGCGACGATTCACGTGCCCCTGGCCGATGTGCCGCGGCTGCTGACGCGGGCGTCACTGGAGCAGGTGATTCGACTGACCGCGCGCGAGATGCCGCGTTTCGGATTTCCCCATCCGCGACTGGCGGTGGCCGGACTCAATCCGCACGCCGGAGAACATGGCGTACTCGGATCAGAAGAGCGGGAGGTGTTCGAACCCGCGCTCGCCGCGTGCCGAACCGATGACATCGACGTGGCTGGACCGTTTCCGGCCGACACGTTATTCGTGCGTGCCGCCCGGGGCGAGTTCGACGTCGTCGTCGCGAGCTACCACGACCAGGGACTGATTCCGATCAAGCTGCTGGCGTTTGGCAAGGCCGTCAATGTGACGCTGGGCCTCCCGATTATCCGGACGTCGGTCGATCACGGGACGGCGTTCGACATCGCGGGCAAGAGGGTCGCCGATCATGGAAGCCTGGTCGAAGCCATTCGGCTTGCCGCGCGACTGGCCCGGCACCAGGCGGCGCCGACAACCGGTGCGGGAGCTGGCGCATGACGGCCCGGGACGACCACCAGAAGGAGGAGCGCCGGAAAGCGGAGCGCATCATTGCGGACAATCGCAAAGCGCACCACGACTATCACCTGCTCGAGACGTTCGAGGCGGGTGTGGCGCTGGTCGGCACCGAGGTGAAGGCCATCCGCGAGGGTCGGGTGAACCTGCGCGACAGCTACGCGCGGGTGACCGATGGCGAGGTGTTCGTGCACAACGTGCACATCGGGTCGTACAGCAGCCGGGGCTACGCCGATCACGAGCCGCTGCGGCCGCGCAAGCTGCTGCTGCACCGCCACGAAATCCGCAAGCTCATCGGCAAGACCACCGAACGGGGCATGACGCTGGTGCCGGTCCGGATGTACTTCAAGGATGGCCGGGTCAAGATGGCCATCAGCCTGGCGAAGGGCAAGCAGGCACACGACAAGCGCGAGACGATCAGGCGCCGGGAGATCGACCGCGAATCGCGCGCGGCCATCAAATCGCACGGACGCTAGCCTGCGCAGGCCGATTGCGGCGACCTCTGGCCGGATGCTAGCATGCTGAGGCTTCGAGACGCAGGCTCGGCCAAGTCCTTCGATTCATGAATTCGGCGACGAATTCATTTACTCAGGACTTGGTGCTGAGCGAGCACAATTGACCGAATCGCCTCGCTAGAATACGCAACGGTACGTGCGAGTCGAAGCACCAGAGGAGGAAATTCCATCGTGCTGAAGAATACCAAGCTTGTCGCCGGGGTCATTGTCCTGGCGGTCCTGGTCGTGATCGTCGCGATCTGGAACTCGCGACGCGGCGGGGAAGGCATGACCATCGACCTGCTCGCGCAGTTGGGTGACACACAGAAGCGGAGCACGTGGACGCAGACGACCGAGACACTGTTTGGCGTGAAAGACGTCACGATTGCCGGCAAGACGCACAAGGCGATCTTCGCGCCGCCGATGTCCCGCATCAAGTTCAAGATTGAAGTGCCGCGGCGCGGCGTGCTTGAGGTGTTCTATGCCCTCCGCGAGGACGCGTGGACCGCGGATGGCGATGGCGCCCAGTTCCGGATTGGCGTATCGGACGGCCGGACATACGAACAGTACCTCCAAGAAGCGATCAATCCGAAAACGCGTGACCGCGACCGCAAGTGGCTCCCGGCCACCATTGATCTGTCGGCGTACGAAGGCCAGATGGTCGAGATCGTCCTGAGCACGGATCCCGGACCACCAGACAACCGCGACCCGCGAAACGATTTCTGCCTGTGGGGCGATCCGAAGATCAAGGGGCGATAGTCACGGGAGCGGGTTGATGGCGATTGTGGGAACGGACCGGGGCGCGGGCACGATGCAGGTGCCGATGCTGGACTTGCAGGCACAGTATCGGCCGCTCCGGGAGCAGATCCTGGCGGCGGTCACGCGTGTGTGTGACAGCCAGCGATTCATCATGGGGCCGGAGGTCGACCAGTTCGAGCGTGAGTTGGCCCGGATGCTCGAGGTGCCCCACGCGATTGGCGTCTCGTCGGGCACCGATGCGTTGCTGCTGGCCATGATGGCGCTCGGCATCGGGCATGGCGATGAAGTCGTCACCAGCACGTATTCGTTTTTCGCCACCGGCGGCTGCGTGGCCAGGCTTGGCGCCACGCCGGTGTTTGTCGACATCGACCCGGTCACCTACAACATCGACCCGTCTGCGCTGGCGGCGGCCATCACCCCGCGCACGAAAGCCATCATCCCCGTTCACTTGTACGGCCAGAGCGCCGATCTCGAGGCCATCCTCGCCGTCGCGACCCGCGCCGGCGTACCGGTCATCGAAGATGCGGCCCAGGCCATCGGCTCTCGCTACAAGGGGCGACCGGTCGGCGGGTTCGGCCTCATCGGCTGTTTCTCGTTCTTCCCAAGCAAGAACCTGGGCGCGTTCGGGGATGGCGGGCTGGTGACCACCAGCAGCGACGATCTGGCGGCTTTGCTCCGGCGACTTCGCGTGCACGGCGCCGACCAGCAGTACTACCATCGCGCGATCGGCGGGAATTTCCGGATTGACGCGCTCCAGGCGGCCATTCTCCGCGTCAAGTTGCCGCACCTGGCCGGCTGGACCGAAGGCCGTCGTCGAAACGCCGCGCGCTACGATGGGTGGTTCCGGGAACGCGGGCTGACGGACCGCGTGACGACGCCGGTCGCGCTGGCCGATCGGTACCACATCTTCAATCAGTATGTGATCCGCGTGTCGAATCGGGATGCCGTCAAGGCTCACCTCGAATCCCGCGGTGTTGGCTGCGCCATTTACTACCCGGTGCCGTTCCACCAATTGGAGTGTTTCGCCTACCTTGGCTACCGCGTGGGGCAGTTCCCACACGCTGAAGCGGCTGCGCGCGAGACGCTGGCGTTGCCTGTCTTCGGCGAGTTGACGGAGGCTCAGCAGCGCTACGTCGTGGATGTGGTCGCCGAGGCCGTTGGTCGACACGGCTGAAGATCCCGCCCGTCGCCCGGACTTTCCAGACAGGAGCCAAACACGTGAAGGTTGCCATCGCCGATCACTCCACACCGCCGCCGGCCACGCGCAGTCGGATGCCGGGCGTGACCACCCAGATCTTCATCGGCCTCGTGCTGGGCGTCGGGATTGGCTACCTCTGGCCCTCGTCTGACGCCAACGGCGTGCATGTCGCCGGATACGCCGAGCAGATCAAACCACTCGCCGACACGTTCCTGCGGATGATCAAGATGATCATCGCGCCCCTGCTGTTCTCGACGCTCGTCGTCGGAATCGCCGGAACCGGCGACCTGAAGGCCATGGGACGGATTGGCCTCAAGGCGATCATCTACTTCGAGGTGGCGACCACCATTGCGCTCTTCCTCGGTCTGGGCCTTGTGAACCTGTTCCAGCCCGGCGCGGGCGTGCAGGTGGCGACGATGGGCGTTGACACGCTGCGGG
Proteins encoded in this region:
- the holB gene encoding DNA polymerase III subunit delta', producing the protein MAFRDIVGHRRQIGLLARALGADALPPSLVFSGPDGVGKRLVALAVAQSLNCPTPVTDGATGRRDACGICPACSKIARRIHPDVVLIEPEDTEAIKVEAVRQVVGQVTYRPFEGRYRVVVIDQADQMNDTAQNALLKTLEEPPQRTVMVLVTAQPDTLLATIRSRCCQVRFAPLAPHDIARALVERHGFTDRDANAAAALAGGSFRKALEAGSGETTEARAVAVAVLQEVSRESDPRARLAAGAALLQAVPRKGRDKSPASSDRGALAVRLSAMASIIRDVTVLSARASDEALVNLDIRSELESLTRYYDRARLERAFSAVGRSLAAVERHNASPKIVVDWLAVQL
- the ricT gene encoding regulatory iron-sulfur-containing complex subunit RicT, encoding MSAGLPGAAIMLKTIGGMMVRAAVLFDPNPPFADGDAVVVNLDGGPVIGHIVVRPLLVMAKQPMADGLPQVIRRASAQDLTMRHRHEQRERDAFRLGVMKIRERGLAMKLARVEQAFDGSKLIFFFTAEERVDFRELVRELASDFKTRIELRQIGVRDEARMLTGYGTCGRPLCCSTWLHSFDPVSIKMAKQQDLALNPSRLSGLCGRLKCCLRYELNGGAVAPASHSDESLADSVDESGSRARGGGCGQGRHP
- the pdxA gene encoding 4-hydroxythreonine-4-phosphate dehydrogenase PdxA, producing the protein MSLPRIAITVGDPSGIGPEIVASARVDSRVTEVCVPVVYGPADLARFRPGQLSAEAGRAAYDAIIAAVNDALAGRVQAVATAPVNKEAFALAGLPWRGHTDLLAHLTGAPSVAMMFYAEALRVVLATIHVPLADVPRLLTRASLEQVIRLTAREMPRFGFPHPRLAVAGLNPHAGEHGVLGSEEREVFEPALAACRTDDIDVAGPFPADTLFVRAARGEFDVVVASYHDQGLIPIKLLAFGKAVNVTLGLPIIRTSVDHGTAFDIAGKRVADHGSLVEAIRLAARLARHQAAPTTGAGAGA
- the smpB gene encoding SsrA-binding protein SmpB, with product MTARDDHQKEERRKAERIIADNRKAHHDYHLLETFEAGVALVGTEVKAIREGRVNLRDSYARVTDGEVFVHNVHIGSYSSRGYADHEPLRPRKLLLHRHEIRKLIGKTTERGMTLVPVRMYFKDGRVKMAISLAKGKQAHDKRETIRRREIDRESRAAIKSHGR
- a CDS encoding DegT/DnrJ/EryC1/StrS family aminotransferase, with the translated sequence MAIVGTDRGAGTMQVPMLDLQAQYRPLREQILAAVTRVCDSQRFIMGPEVDQFERELARMLEVPHAIGVSSGTDALLLAMMALGIGHGDEVVTSTYSFFATGGCVARLGATPVFVDIDPVTYNIDPSALAAAITPRTKAIIPVHLYGQSADLEAILAVATRAGVPVIEDAAQAIGSRYKGRPVGGFGLIGCFSFFPSKNLGAFGDGGLVTTSSDDLAALLRRLRVHGADQQYYHRAIGGNFRIDALQAAILRVKLPHLAGWTEGRRRNAARYDGWFRERGLTDRVTTPVALADRYHIFNQYVIRVSNRDAVKAHLESRGVGCAIYYPVPFHQLECFAYLGYRVGQFPHAEAAARETLALPVFGELTEAQQRYVVDVVAEAVGRHG